Proteins from one Embleya scabrispora genomic window:
- a CDS encoding TetR/AcrR family transcriptional regulator has protein sequence MTGQVRTVDGRVAGRRGQATRQKLLDCLREMLDTSPYRDVKVIDVARMAGTSPATFYQYFQDVESAILEIANDMAKDGQRLKTLAEDQSWAGKGGYAAAEALADGFLEFWRDYEPILRVVDLASAEGDKRFYKVRQKILTAVTGSLTEAIENMQAKGKVGEEVHANAMAGTLVAMLAAVAGHQKGFESWNIKMKDVRPALSTLVYMGVTGKKPPTR, from the coding sequence ATGACAGGACAAGTTCGCACCGTCGACGGCCGCGTCGCCGGGCGACGCGGACAGGCGACGCGGCAAAAGCTGCTCGACTGCCTCCGCGAGATGCTCGACACGTCTCCGTACCGGGACGTCAAGGTCATCGACGTCGCCCGTATGGCAGGCACCTCTCCCGCCACCTTCTACCAGTACTTCCAGGATGTCGAGAGCGCGATCCTGGAGATCGCCAACGACATGGCCAAGGACGGCCAGCGGCTGAAGACCCTCGCCGAGGACCAGAGCTGGGCGGGCAAGGGCGGCTACGCCGCCGCCGAGGCCCTGGCCGACGGATTCCTGGAGTTCTGGCGGGACTACGAGCCGATCCTGCGCGTCGTCGACCTCGCGTCGGCCGAGGGCGACAAGCGCTTCTACAAGGTGCGCCAGAAGATCCTCACGGCGGTCACCGGCTCGCTCACCGAGGCGATCGAGAACATGCAGGCCAAGGGCAAGGTCGGCGAGGAGGTGCACGCCAACGCGATGGCGGGCACGCTGGTCGCCATGCTGGCGGCGGTGGCCGGCCACCAGAAGGGCTTCGAATCCTGGAACATCAAGATGAAGGACGTCCGCCCGGCACTCTCCACGCTGGTCTACATGGGCGTCACAGGCAAGAAGCCCCCCACGCGGTAG
- a CDS encoding SDR family oxidoreductase, producing the protein MTSATDPLDMGGRVVLVTGGGKGIGRGISERFLAAGADVVVCSRQAPDTLPSVGERGAVFTPADVRDPDTAFAAVAFAEERFGRLDVLVNNAGGAPQTDAATASPRFSRAIIELNLLGPLYFAQAAHRLMHRQETGGVIVNISSVSGVRPSPGTAAYGAAKAGMNSLTRSLAVEWAPKIRLNSVVVGLVRTEQAHLHYGDEAGVQRVADTIPLGRMADPSDVADVCLFLASPMSRYVSGAELLMHGGGEMPAFLRAADSGTDHAPVN; encoded by the coding sequence ATGACCTCCGCCACCGACCCGCTCGACATGGGCGGACGCGTCGTCCTCGTCACCGGTGGCGGCAAGGGCATCGGACGGGGCATCAGCGAACGTTTCCTGGCCGCCGGCGCCGACGTGGTGGTGTGTTCGCGCCAGGCGCCGGACACGCTGCCGAGCGTCGGCGAACGCGGCGCGGTGTTCACCCCGGCCGACGTGCGCGACCCCGACACCGCGTTCGCGGCGGTGGCGTTCGCGGAGGAGCGGTTCGGCCGGCTCGACGTGCTGGTGAACAACGCGGGCGGCGCGCCGCAGACCGACGCGGCCACCGCGTCGCCGCGCTTCTCCCGCGCGATCATCGAGCTGAACCTGCTCGGCCCGCTGTATTTCGCCCAGGCCGCCCACCGCTTGATGCACCGTCAGGAAACCGGCGGGGTGATCGTGAACATCTCCAGCGTGAGCGGCGTACGCCCCTCACCGGGCACCGCGGCCTATGGCGCGGCCAAGGCCGGGATGAATTCGCTCACCCGCTCGCTCGCGGTCGAGTGGGCGCCGAAGATCCGCCTCAACTCGGTGGTCGTGGGCCTGGTCCGGACCGAACAGGCCCACCTGCACTACGGGGACGAGGCCGGCGTACAGCGCGTCGCGGACACCATCCCGCTCGGACGCATGGCCGATCCGAGCGATGTGGCGGACGTATGTCTGTTCCTCGCGTCGCCGATGTCACGGTACGTCAGCGGAGCGGAACTGCTCATGCACGGCGGCGGGGAAATGCCCGCTTTCCTCCGTGCGGCGGACAGCGGTACGGATCATGCGCCCGTAAACTGA
- a CDS encoding NAD(P)H-dependent flavin oxidoreductase produces MSGADGVGGAAARPHPALRNGFTAKFGVEYPIVQTGMGYVSYPSLVAATAEAGGLGILASATMTYEELVAAIAAVKKRTAKPFAVNLRADAPDAAERIDLMGREGIRVASFAQAPKKDLIARAHDLGMLVVPSIGAKRHAQKVAEWGVDGVIVQGGEGGGHTGSIPTTLLLPQVTDVLRGSDVTVIAAGGFFDGRGLVAALAYGADAIAMGTRFLLTSDSPVGNAVKDVYLATDVNGTVVSKEVDGVPHRVLATDFVKRLEQRSVLARYPRSIANALRFRKLSGAKLTDMAREGLAMKKSQGLSWPQVLMAANTPMLLKAAMVDGRPDLGVMASGQVVGVIEDLPSCAELIDRITAQASGILYELEAARV; encoded by the coding sequence GTGAGCGGGGCGGACGGCGTGGGCGGAGCGGCAGCCCGCCCGCACCCGGCCCTGCGCAACGGCTTCACCGCGAAGTTCGGCGTCGAGTACCCGATCGTGCAGACCGGCATGGGCTACGTGTCCTACCCGAGCCTGGTCGCGGCCACCGCCGAGGCGGGAGGTCTGGGCATCCTGGCCTCGGCCACGATGACCTACGAGGAATTGGTCGCGGCGATCGCGGCGGTGAAGAAGCGCACCGCCAAGCCGTTCGCGGTCAACCTGCGCGCGGACGCGCCGGACGCGGCCGAACGGATCGACCTGATGGGCCGCGAGGGCATTCGTGTCGCGTCGTTCGCGCAGGCGCCGAAGAAGGACCTGATCGCCCGGGCGCACGACCTCGGCATGCTGGTGGTGCCCTCGATCGGGGCCAAGCGGCACGCGCAGAAGGTCGCCGAGTGGGGCGTCGACGGAGTGATCGTGCAGGGCGGCGAGGGCGGCGGCCACACCGGCTCGATCCCGACCACGCTGCTCCTGCCGCAGGTCACCGACGTGCTCCGGGGCAGCGACGTCACGGTGATCGCGGCCGGCGGCTTCTTCGACGGGCGCGGCCTGGTCGCGGCGCTCGCGTACGGCGCCGACGCGATCGCGATGGGCACCCGCTTCCTGCTCACCTCGGACAGCCCCGTGGGCAACGCGGTCAAGGACGTCTACCTCGCCACGGACGTCAACGGCACGGTGGTGTCCAAAGAGGTGGACGGCGTCCCGCACCGGGTGCTGGCCACCGACTTCGTCAAGCGGCTCGAACAGCGCTCGGTGCTCGCCCGCTATCCGCGCTCGATCGCCAACGCGCTGCGGTTCCGCAAGCTCAGCGGCGCCAAACTCACCGACATGGCCCGCGAGGGCCTGGCGATGAAGAAGTCGCAGGGGTTGAGCTGGCCGCAGGTGCTGATGGCGGCCAACACGCCGATGCTGCTCAAGGCCGCGATGGTGGACGGCCGACCGGACCTGGGCGTGATGGCCTCCGGCCAGGTGGTCGGGGTGATCGAAGACCTCCCCTCGTGCGCGGAGTTGATCGACCGGATCACCGCGCAGGCGAGCGGGATCCTGTACGAGCTGGAGGCCGCCCGGGTCTGA
- a CDS encoding class I adenylate-forming enzyme family protein gives MTVLAQVLREAARRFPERRALVHGGSGFTYGGLDAVTDQVASGLAARGVRAGHLVALVLPSGLEYVIAYTALARLGAITTGVGPRYTPTERAAILERAAPDLVLAGEDLLDGIPAGPEVVRCVPAADAANVWAELRLDAIPPAPPVTGDQDPDLPETVVFTSGTTGTPKGALFTSRQIAAITAMDTGDRWGEGGPQLVATGLPHVGFMTKLAGYLKSGATLHILGRWRAQDALRVVARERIPYLGGVAAQVSLLLGRPEFERYDLAHVRGLIVGGGPSPAPLVHEARTRFGAGYSIRYSSTESGGLGTLTAFDAPDSEALYTVGRPRPGTEVDIRDPKTGAIRPAGEEGQICLRSPAVMAGYWRDPAASAAALDAEGRLRTGDLGRIDEAGCLRITGRMTEMYIRGGYNVYPQEVEAVLLDHPDVASVAVIPRPSRVMGEIGVAVVVSRAASEPSLAALRAFAATRLSAHKLPEAIRIVPALPLTGMDKVDRRSLTQQEKSFGDV, from the coding sequence GTGACCGTTCTCGCCCAGGTGCTTCGTGAGGCCGCCCGACGCTTTCCCGAGCGGCGGGCCCTCGTGCACGGCGGAAGCGGGTTCACCTACGGCGGCCTGGACGCGGTCACCGATCAGGTCGCGTCGGGCCTGGCCGCACGCGGTGTGCGGGCCGGGCATCTGGTCGCCCTCGTGCTCCCGTCCGGGCTCGAGTACGTGATCGCCTACACCGCCCTGGCCCGACTCGGCGCGATCACCACCGGGGTGGGGCCGCGCTACACCCCCACCGAACGCGCCGCGATCCTGGAGCGCGCCGCGCCGGACCTGGTGCTCGCCGGGGAGGACCTGCTCGACGGCATCCCGGCCGGCCCCGAGGTCGTGCGCTGCGTACCGGCCGCCGACGCGGCGAACGTCTGGGCCGAGTTGCGGCTCGACGCGATCCCGCCCGCGCCGCCGGTGACGGGGGATCAGGACCCGGACCTGCCCGAGACGGTCGTATTCACCTCGGGCACCACGGGCACTCCGAAGGGCGCCCTGTTCACCTCCCGGCAGATCGCCGCGATCACCGCGATGGACACCGGCGACCGCTGGGGCGAAGGCGGCCCGCAACTGGTCGCCACCGGCCTGCCGCACGTCGGCTTCATGACCAAGCTGGCCGGCTACCTCAAGTCCGGCGCGACCCTGCACATCCTCGGCCGCTGGCGGGCCCAGGACGCGTTGCGCGTGGTGGCGCGCGAGCGCATCCCCTACCTCGGCGGCGTCGCCGCGCAGGTCTCCCTCCTGCTCGGCCGCCCGGAGTTCGAGCGCTACGACCTCGCCCACGTGCGCGGTCTGATCGTCGGAGGCGGGCCGTCCCCCGCCCCCCTCGTGCACGAGGCCCGGACCCGATTCGGGGCGGGCTACTCGATTCGCTACTCCTCCACCGAATCCGGGGGGCTGGGCACGCTGACCGCGTTCGACGCCCCCGACTCCGAGGCGCTGTACACGGTCGGCCGCCCCCGACCGGGCACCGAGGTGGACATCCGCGACCCGAAGACCGGCGCGATCCGACCGGCGGGCGAGGAGGGGCAGATCTGCCTGCGATCGCCCGCCGTGATGGCGGGCTACTGGCGCGACCCCGCGGCGAGCGCCGCGGCTCTCGATGCGGAGGGCAGGCTGCGTACCGGCGACCTCGGCCGGATCGACGAGGCCGGCTGCCTGCGGATCACCGGGCGGATGACGGAGATGTACATCCGCGGCGGATACAACGTGTATCCGCAGGAGGTGGAGGCGGTCCTGCTCGACCATCCCGATGTGGCCTCGGTCGCGGTGATCCCGCGACCCAGTCGGGTGATGGGCGAGATAGGGGTCGCGGTCGTGGTGTCACGTGCCGCATCCGAGCCGTCACTGGCCGCGTTGCGCGCATTCGCGGCCACCCGGCTGTCCGCCCACAAGCTCCCCGAGGCGATCCGCATCGTGCCGGCGCTGCCGTTGACCGGCATGGACAAAGTGGACCGCAGATCCCTGACCCAGCAGGAAAAGTCCTTCGGGGA
- a CDS encoding acyl-CoA dehydrogenase family protein codes for MSVKELRHVDVEFSDEQQEIRKALRDVFDRHSDSPAVRAVMATETGYDAEVWRRVCEQTGLAGLAIPEQYGGVGFGFTELVVALEEMGRALFPSPFLASSVLTAYALVHAGDEAARAEYLPGLAAGETLGALALAEPGRRDVRAVEMAARADGDGDGWRLDGVKTHVIDGLIADLIVVGARVDGDLALFAVDGNADGLTRTALPTLDQTRKQARLTFADTPARLLGEVGADAALERVLALAEIAVAAEAVGGAARCLEATVEYTKGRVQFGRPIGSFQAIKHRCADLYVEVETARSALYYAAWAAAEAEASGLGSPGELAVMAPLAMTTATAAYRHVAEEMIQLHGGVGFTWEYDCHLYLKRAITSAHLLGERGLQRERIAALAGI; via the coding sequence ATGAGTGTCAAGGAGTTGCGCCACGTGGACGTCGAGTTCAGCGACGAGCAGCAGGAGATTCGCAAAGCGCTACGGGACGTGTTCGATCGGCACAGCGATTCGCCCGCCGTCCGGGCGGTGATGGCCACCGAGACCGGCTACGACGCCGAGGTGTGGCGACGCGTGTGCGAGCAGACCGGGTTGGCCGGTCTCGCGATTCCGGAGCAGTACGGCGGGGTCGGGTTCGGCTTCACCGAGTTGGTGGTGGCGCTGGAGGAGATGGGCCGCGCGCTCTTCCCCTCGCCGTTCCTGGCGTCGTCGGTGCTGACCGCGTACGCGCTCGTGCACGCGGGCGACGAGGCGGCGCGGGCCGAGTACCTGCCGGGGCTGGCCGCCGGTGAGACGCTGGGCGCGCTCGCGCTGGCCGAGCCGGGGCGGCGGGACGTGCGCGCGGTGGAGATGGCGGCGCGGGCCGACGGTGACGGCGACGGGTGGCGCCTGGACGGCGTCAAGACGCACGTGATCGACGGCTTGATCGCGGATCTGATCGTGGTGGGGGCGCGGGTCGATGGCGACTTGGCGCTGTTCGCGGTGGATGGGAACGCCGACGGGCTGACGCGGACGGCGCTGCCGACGCTGGACCAGACGCGCAAGCAGGCTCGGTTGACCTTCGCGGACACGCCCGCCCGGCTGTTGGGCGAGGTCGGCGCGGACGCGGCCCTGGAGCGGGTGCTGGCGCTGGCCGAGATCGCGGTGGCGGCGGAGGCGGTCGGCGGGGCGGCGCGGTGCCTGGAGGCGACCGTGGAGTACACGAAGGGGCGGGTGCAGTTCGGCCGGCCGATCGGGTCGTTCCAGGCGATCAAGCACCGCTGCGCGGATCTGTACGTCGAGGTCGAGACGGCGCGCTCGGCGCTGTACTACGCGGCGTGGGCGGCCGCGGAGGCGGAGGCGTCGGGGCTTGGCTCGCCGGGTGAGCTGGCGGTGATGGCGCCGTTGGCGATGACGACGGCGACCGCGGCGTACCGGCATGTCGCCGAGGAGATGATCCAGTTGCACGGGGGCGTCGGGTTCACGTGGGAGTACGACTGCCACCTGTACCTGAAGCGGGCGATCACCTCGGCGCACTTGCTCGGGGAGCGCGGGTTGCAGCGTGAGCGGATCGCCGCGCTCGCGGGGATCTAG
- a CDS encoding CoA-transferase subunit beta has translation MSTDTLTDATRADVCVAAVADCFRGDGEIIGSPMGTIPTIGARLARATFEPDLMLSNGESYFFEGDARLGAKPDEFAVVGWIPYRQVLDVLASGRRHVMMGPVQIDAHGNANISAIGDWARPKRQVLGSRGGPGNTINHTTSYWIPKHSARVLTPKVDMVSCVGYDRAAATGSAGRFHEIRRVVTNLCVLDFETDTKVMRLRSVHPGVSVDEVVEATGFELVVPAEVPTSRVPSDEELRIVREVLDPRGMRLREVPA, from the coding sequence GTGAGCACCGACACCCTGACCGACGCGACGCGCGCCGACGTGTGCGTGGCCGCCGTCGCGGACTGCTTCCGCGGCGACGGCGAGATCATCGGCAGCCCGATGGGCACCATCCCCACCATCGGCGCCCGGCTGGCCCGCGCCACCTTCGAGCCGGACCTGATGTTGTCCAACGGCGAGTCGTACTTCTTCGAGGGCGACGCCCGACTGGGGGCCAAGCCCGACGAGTTCGCCGTGGTCGGCTGGATCCCGTACCGCCAGGTGCTCGACGTGCTCGCGTCCGGGCGCCGGCACGTGATGATGGGCCCGGTGCAGATCGACGCGCACGGCAACGCCAACATCTCCGCGATCGGCGACTGGGCAAGGCCCAAGCGCCAGGTGCTCGGTTCGCGCGGCGGGCCGGGCAACACGATCAACCACACCACCAGTTACTGGATCCCCAAACACTCGGCGCGGGTGCTCACGCCGAAGGTGGACATGGTCTCCTGCGTCGGCTACGACCGGGCCGCGGCGACCGGATCGGCGGGTCGTTTCCACGAGATCCGACGGGTCGTCACCAACCTGTGCGTGCTCGACTTCGAGACCGACACCAAGGTCATGCGGCTGCGGTCGGTGCACCCCGGGGTGAGCGTCGACGAGGTGGTCGAGGCGACCGGCTTCGAACTGGTGGTCCCGGCCGAGGTGCCCACCTCGCGGGTGCCGTCGGACGAGGAACTGCGCATCGTGCGCGAGGTGTTGGACCCGCGCGGAATGCGGCTGCGCGAGGTGCCGGCGTGA
- a CDS encoding enoyl-CoA hydratase family protein, producing MAIRYEVREGIAEVVLDAPPVNALTVAGWFELADRLREASRDRQVRVVVLRAEGRGFNAGVDIKEMSNTEGFDALVGANKGCYDAFAAVYDCEVPVIAAVHGFCVGGGVGLVGNADIVIASHDAFFGLPEVDRGALGAATHLARLVPQHRMRQMVYTSENAPAAELHAYGSIYKLVDRDKLVETAFEVARTIAAKSPTVIRAAKASLNGIDPVDVKRSYRYEQGFTFELNLTGVSDELRDAFTEGREADTSK from the coding sequence ATGGCTATCCGTTACGAGGTGCGTGAGGGCATCGCCGAGGTGGTGCTCGACGCACCCCCCGTCAACGCGCTCACCGTCGCCGGCTGGTTCGAACTCGCGGACCGGCTCCGCGAGGCGAGCCGCGACCGGCAGGTCCGGGTCGTGGTGCTCCGGGCCGAGGGACGCGGCTTCAACGCCGGCGTCGACATCAAGGAGATGTCGAACACTGAGGGCTTCGACGCGCTCGTGGGGGCCAACAAGGGCTGCTACGACGCGTTCGCGGCGGTGTACGACTGCGAGGTACCGGTGATCGCCGCCGTACACGGGTTCTGCGTCGGCGGCGGCGTCGGCCTGGTCGGCAACGCGGACATCGTGATCGCCTCGCACGACGCGTTCTTCGGCCTGCCCGAGGTGGACCGCGGTGCGCTCGGCGCGGCTACCCACCTGGCCCGGCTCGTCCCGCAGCACCGCATGCGGCAGATGGTCTACACGTCGGAGAACGCCCCGGCGGCCGAACTGCACGCGTACGGCTCCATCTACAAGCTGGTCGACCGGGACAAGCTGGTCGAGACCGCGTTCGAGGTCGCCCGCACGATCGCGGCCAAGAGCCCGACGGTGATCCGCGCCGCGAAGGCGTCGCTGAACGGCATCGACCCGGTCGACGTCAAGCGCTCGTACCGCTACGAGCAGGGCTTCACGTTCGAGCTGAACCTGACCGGCGTGTCGGACGAACTGCGCGACGCCTTCACCGAGGGCCGCGAAGCGGACACCTCGAAGTGA
- a CDS encoding MMPL family transporter, producing the protein MAKQPATVRVARWSATHPWRAITMWIAFVAICLVVGGAAGTEKTTKADMRTGQSGRADAIAKQYGLDGAASENVLITAKSGALDRTAANKIAAEVTTKLKALPEVAEVAEPIPATNGKALLVPLTMKGDAEKAKDHIDPLLKATASVQKEHPDLRVEEIGDASLGKGIEDQIAEDLGKAELFSLPITLVILMVAFGAMIAAAVPVLLAISAVGASIGLYGLASTLVPDAGTVSSIILMMGMAVGVDYSLFYVKREREERAKGRGRIDAIEIAAATSGHAVVVSAIAVIVSMAGMYIADDAIFSSLATGGIIVVAVAMVGSLTVLPALLAKLGNKIDRPRVPILWRLTARADREPRVWKAMLRPALNHPKATLLVSVIALGALALPAFDMKLQNTSDDDFPRSMATMQTYDRMTDAYPSKHSPYNLIALAPAGKEKETRAALDKAIAQTRTNPLFAKDPVEVLVSQDGRAFKADVIVPHISSSKEAKTALKQLRDTVLPNTVGTVAGAEFAVSGETALNKDFADHVQDKLPLVIGFVLLLTFVMMSVTFRSVVVALTAIAINLLSALASFGFLVVVFQHTWAEKYLDFHSSGAIISWLPLFLFVVLFGLSMDYHVFVVSRIREAAMQGMSTKAAVERGITSSAGVITSAAIVMVSVFGVFGTLSMLDMKQMGVGLAAAVLIDAIVVRIVILPSLMTILGRANWWPSRVPRVHAPQQVAQYPTYERQGYQRQF; encoded by the coding sequence ATGGCCAAGCAGCCGGCGACCGTTCGCGTCGCACGATGGAGCGCCACCCATCCGTGGCGGGCGATCACCATGTGGATCGCGTTCGTCGCCATCTGCCTGGTCGTCGGCGGTGCGGCGGGCACCGAGAAGACCACCAAGGCCGACATGCGCACCGGCCAGTCCGGCCGGGCCGACGCGATCGCCAAGCAGTACGGTCTGGACGGCGCGGCGAGCGAGAACGTGCTGATCACCGCGAAGAGCGGCGCGCTGGACCGGACCGCGGCGAACAAGATCGCGGCCGAGGTCACCACCAAGCTGAAGGCACTGCCCGAGGTCGCCGAGGTCGCCGAGCCGATCCCGGCCACGAACGGCAAGGCGCTCCTTGTGCCGCTCACCATGAAGGGTGACGCCGAGAAGGCCAAGGACCACATCGACCCGTTGCTGAAGGCGACGGCGAGCGTCCAGAAGGAACACCCCGACCTGCGGGTCGAGGAGATCGGTGACGCCTCGCTCGGCAAGGGCATCGAGGATCAGATCGCCGAGGACCTCGGCAAAGCCGAACTGTTCAGCCTGCCGATTACGTTGGTCATCCTGATGGTCGCGTTCGGCGCGATGATCGCCGCCGCGGTGCCGGTGCTGTTGGCCATCTCCGCCGTGGGTGCCTCGATCGGCCTGTACGGCCTCGCCTCCACGCTCGTGCCCGACGCGGGCACCGTGTCCAGCATCATTCTGATGATGGGCATGGCGGTCGGCGTCGACTACTCGCTCTTCTACGTCAAGCGCGAGCGTGAGGAGCGGGCCAAGGGCCGCGGCCGGATCGACGCGATCGAGATTGCCGCCGCCACCTCCGGACACGCCGTGGTGGTCTCCGCGATCGCGGTGATCGTCTCGATGGCCGGCATGTACATCGCCGACGACGCGATCTTCTCCAGCCTGGCCACCGGCGGCATCATCGTGGTCGCGGTCGCCATGGTCGGCTCGCTCACCGTGCTGCCCGCGCTGCTCGCCAAGCTGGGCAACAAGATCGACCGGCCCCGGGTGCCGATCCTGTGGCGGCTGACCGCCCGCGCGGACCGCGAGCCGCGCGTGTGGAAGGCCATGCTGCGCCCGGCGCTGAACCACCCCAAGGCCACTCTGCTCGTGTCGGTGATCGCCCTCGGCGCGCTGGCCCTGCCGGCCTTCGACATGAAGCTGCAGAACACCTCCGACGACGACTTCCCCCGCTCGATGGCCACGATGCAGACCTACGACCGGATGACCGACGCCTACCCGAGCAAGCACAGCCCGTACAACCTGATCGCCCTCGCCCCGGCCGGCAAGGAGAAGGAGACCCGCGCCGCGCTGGACAAGGCGATCGCGCAGACCCGCACCAACCCGCTGTTCGCCAAGGACCCGGTCGAGGTGCTGGTCTCCCAGGACGGCCGCGCGTTCAAGGCCGACGTGATCGTGCCGCACATCTCCAGCTCCAAGGAGGCCAAGACGGCGCTGAAGCAACTGCGGGACACCGTGCTGCCGAACACCGTCGGCACCGTGGCGGGAGCGGAGTTCGCGGTCTCCGGCGAGACGGCGCTGAACAAGGACTTCGCCGACCACGTGCAGGACAAGTTGCCGCTGGTGATCGGCTTCGTGCTGCTGCTGACCTTCGTGATGATGTCGGTGACGTTCCGCTCGGTGGTGGTCGCGCTCACCGCTATCGCGATCAACCTGCTCTCCGCGCTGGCCTCCTTCGGCTTCCTGGTCGTGGTCTTCCAGCACACCTGGGCCGAGAAGTACCTGGACTTCCACTCCAGCGGCGCGATCATCTCCTGGCTGCCGCTGTTCCTGTTCGTGGTCCTGTTCGGCCTGTCGATGGACTACCACGTCTTCGTGGTCAGCCGGATCCGCGAGGCGGCCATGCAGGGGATGTCCACCAAGGCCGCGGTCGAGCGCGGCATCACCAGCTCGGCCGGCGTGATCACCAGCGCGGCGATCGTGATGGTCTCGGTCTTCGGGGTCTTCGGCACGCTGAGCATGCTCGACATGAAGCAGATGGGCGTCGGCCTGGCCGCCGCGGTCCTGATCGACGCGATCGTGGTCCGGATCGTGATCCTGCCCTCGCTGATGACCATCCTGGGCCGGGCCAACTGGTGGCCCAGCCGCGTCCCGCGCGTCCACGCCCCGCAGCAGGTCGCCCAGTACCCGACGTACGAGCGCCAGGGATACCAGCGGCAGTTCTGA
- a CDS encoding CoA transferase subunit A, producing MADKRMTPDQVVARLSDGMTVGIGGWGSRRKPMALVRAILRSDLKDLTIVSYGGPDVGLLARAGKARKLVYAFVSLDSIPLEPNFRHVRENGLVEAVEYDEGMFLTGLRAAAQRLPFLPTRAGLGSDILTVSPHLKTIESPYDDETLVAMPALNLDVALIHANVADERGNAALTGPDQFMDDLFCLAAEKAYVSAERVVPSEELLKAAGCVHTLTVHRYMTHGVVEAPNGAHFTECPPEYGRDEAFQKAYATAAADPEAWAAFEQRFLKVESEAAYQAAVAEFAKENAK from the coding sequence ATGGCCGACAAGCGCATGACGCCCGATCAGGTCGTCGCACGACTCTCCGACGGAATGACCGTCGGGATCGGCGGGTGGGGGTCGCGGCGCAAGCCGATGGCCCTGGTCCGGGCGATTCTGCGATCCGACCTGAAGGACCTGACCATCGTCTCGTACGGCGGTCCCGACGTCGGACTGCTCGCCCGCGCCGGCAAGGCGCGCAAGCTCGTCTACGCGTTCGTCTCGCTCGACTCGATCCCGCTGGAGCCCAACTTCCGCCACGTCCGGGAGAATGGTCTGGTCGAGGCGGTCGAGTACGACGAGGGCATGTTCCTCACCGGGCTGCGCGCCGCCGCCCAGCGGCTGCCGTTCCTGCCCACCCGCGCGGGCCTGGGCTCGGACATCCTCACCGTCTCGCCGCACCTGAAGACGATCGAATCGCCCTACGACGACGAGACGTTGGTCGCGATGCCCGCGCTGAACCTGGACGTCGCGCTGATCCACGCCAACGTCGCCGACGAGCGCGGCAATGCCGCGCTGACCGGCCCGGACCAGTTCATGGACGACCTGTTCTGCCTGGCGGCGGAGAAGGCGTACGTCTCGGCGGAGCGCGTGGTGCCGAGCGAGGAACTGCTCAAGGCGGCGGGCTGTGTGCACACGCTGACCGTGCACCGCTACATGACGCACGGCGTGGTCGAGGCGCCGAACGGGGCGCACTTCACCGAGTGTCCGCCGGAGTACGGCCGTGACGAGGCGTTCCAGAAGGCGTACGCGACGGCCGCCGCCGACCCCGAGGCGTGGGCCGCGTTCGAGCAGCGCTTCCTGAAGGTCGAGAGCGAAGCGGCGTACCAGGCCGCCGTCGCGGAGTTCGCGAAGGAGAACGCCAAGTGA